The Reichenbachiella carrageenanivorans region CAAATTGCCACTATAAATTACATGAGTGATCGCATGATCATTCACAAATTTGATTTAATGCTAAATAGACGTTCTTTACGTATTAAAGGTATGCAAGCGATCTTCGCTTATCATACCGCCCGAGAAGCCGAATTCAACATTTGCAAGCAATCGGCCCAAAATCAGTTTCTCCCTGACCTCAACTCCATGGAAGTTCAGGACAAAGAAGGGCTCGCCCAAGATCGGGAGCAAGCTGCGAAGGGCTTTCATGCTTTGATCCACCAAGGTGCTGATGCGCTACCAGAAGACATCAAGCCCGAAATTGTCAAAGTAATAAAAGCCGAGAGACAGAGTTATCTCAATCAAGTCACGGCCAACAAAGTACACTTCAAAAAGCGTATGCTAGAAGGTATTACTTCTATTTTCGATGATTACATCAAATTTTTATTTCTCATTGTAGAAATTCAAGAATTGATCGGTCATGAAAAACGCAAAAAGAATAACTCGCACGACAATTTTGCAAAAAACATAGTCATCAATGGCATCAAAAACGACGAGGCCTTAGAAGATGAGCGCATCAGGAAAAATGTAGCATGGGACACCGATCTCGTCAGAGCTTGGTATCGAGAATACATCAAACCACAAGAATTTTTTATTGAATATGACAATCTAGCCAAGGCCACCATCGAGGATGACCAAGAGCTCGTACAGACGATCTACAAAACGATCATATTCAAAAACGAAAACATCAACGACTATTTCGAAGCACTGGATCTAGGTTGGAGCGAAAACAAACCTATTCTCAAAAGCATGGTTTTGAAAACCATCAAATCCATAGAAAATGAAGAAAGTGAACCATTAATGATGGAACTTTCTAAAAACTGGGATGAGGATTTACTATTTTTGAAAGAGCTATACGATCTAGCCATAGACAAGGAAGAAGAATACGAAAACCTAATCGAAAATAAATCTAAAAACTGGGAAATAGATCGTGTAGCACTGACGGATAGGATCATTTTAGAAATGGCCATCGCAGAAATGATTCATTTCACATCCATTCCCGTCAAAGTGACCATCAATGAGTACATTGAATTATCGAAACTTTATAGTACGCCAAAGAGTAAACAGTTTGTAAATGGCCTCTTGGATGTACTTTCGGTAGAATTACAAAAAGATGGTCAAATCAAGAAAAGTGGACGTGGACTCCTAGACAATAAATAACATGAGTAAAAAATCAAATTCGTTTTTATCATTTTTGACTGGCGCAGCAGCTGGTGCCATCTTGGGTATATTATATGCACCTGACAAAGGTGAAAACACAAGAGACAAACTTTCTTATCAACTTGATAAGTACAGCAAAAAATTAGATGACTTGGTCAAAGAATTTGTGGAAGGCAAAGAACTGAGCGAAAATGAAGCTAAATCAGAAGGTGAAAAAATCGTAAGCGACGCAAAAGAAAAAGCAGAAAAATTGCTAGACGATGTGAACGGACTTATCACCAAAATCAAAAGCGAAGAAGTGTAAACAAGTGACTTCATCATTTGTTAAATAGTTGTTAAGGATAGATACTCTATCAATTGATTGAGCCTCCTTCATTAACTTTACTTCTACTTATTTTAGAAAAATTTCCAATAAAACTTACTAGTTATGAAAAGTATAAAATTAATTCCAGTATTCGTGGC contains the following coding sequences:
- a CDS encoding YtxH domain-containing protein — encoded protein: MSKKSNSFLSFLTGAAAGAILGILYAPDKGENTRDKLSYQLDKYSKKLDDLVKEFVEGKELSENEAKSEGEKIVSDAKEKAEKLLDDVNGLITKIKSEEV
- the nusB gene encoding transcription antitermination factor NusB; protein product: MQAIFAYHTAREAEFNICKQSAQNQFLPDLNSMEVQDKEGLAQDREQAAKGFHALIHQGADALPEDIKPEIVKVIKAERQSYLNQVTANKVHFKKRMLEGITSIFDDYIKFLFLIVEIQELIGHEKRKKNNSHDNFAKNIVINGIKNDEALEDERIRKNVAWDTDLVRAWYREYIKPQEFFIEYDNLAKATIEDDQELVQTIYKTIIFKNENINDYFEALDLGWSENKPILKSMVLKTIKSIENEESEPLMMELSKNWDEDLLFLKELYDLAIDKEEEYENLIENKSKNWEIDRVALTDRIILEMAIAEMIHFTSIPVKVTINEYIELSKLYSTPKSKQFVNGLLDVLSVELQKDGQIKKSGRGLLDNK